A genomic region of Arachis hypogaea cultivar Tifrunner chromosome 5, arahy.Tifrunner.gnm2.J5K5, whole genome shotgun sequence contains the following coding sequences:
- the LOC112801063 gene encoding pathogenesis-related homeodomain protein: MEILEATNAHLGTDFSLDSTWQDVFKEEATVPDDCAALLNPEEEWPSDDPEDDDYNPDRRENTHNINAEGTDESPSDSSSSISLSSLNDEYSPVDKAMSLEYLSVNSCVDSDGYGEIVCSRRQRKAVDYRKLYDEMFKDAPPCEQVSEDEDWGPGKRKRREKESDAANTLMTLHESDNKFPNNENNDTVREGTHTHIKRSCFRIPHHAVEKLRQVFADNELPPRSVKEHISKELGIDAAKVSKWFKNARYLALKTRKHQVEGGELPLSLLCKTSKGSSLQNVDKDEILQKSKASKIAMVHSPNNGNGITDRQKVKSSGSIWKKRQPEISPAKTAENGNKDLEEGSDDVGLKKLLQEKKRKMEFVFGGDSKAAELEFERLSKLKAKLDSMKVKLIEVQNHRAKGAKEPCVIYVPTAQLREKG; this comes from the exons ATGGAAATACTCGAGGCAACGAATGCTCATCTTGGGACCGACTTCTCCTTGGACAGTACATGGCAG GATGTATTCAAGGAAGAAGCTACTGTACCAGATGATTGTGCCGCTTTATTAAATCCGGAAGAAGAATGGCCGTCAGATGATCCAGAAGATGATGATTATAACCCGGACAGGAGAGAAAACACTCACAACATCAATGCAGAAGGCACTGATGAAAGTCCATCTGATTCAAGCAGCTCTATCAGTCTTTCGTCCTTAAACGATGAATATTCTCCTGTAGACAAAGCCATGAGCCTTGAATATCTTTCTGTTAATAGTTGCGTTGATTCTGATGGATATGGGGAAATAGTATGCAGCCGCAGGCAGCGTAAAGCAGTTGACTACAGGAAACTTTATGAT GAAATGTTTAAGGATGCTCCTCCATGTGAACAAGTGAGTGAAGATGAAGACTGGGGTCCTGGCAAAAGAAAGCGGAGAGAAAAGGAATCTGATGCTGCTAATACACTTATGACGCTGCACGAAAGCGATAATAAATTTCCGAATAATGAGAACAACGATACAGTAAGAGAgggcacacacacacatataaaaAGATCTTGCTTCAGAATTCCACATCATGCAGTTGAG AAGCTTCGCCAAGTTTTCGCAGACAATGAACTTCCTCCGAGATCCGTGAAGGAACACATTTCAAAAGAGTTGGGAATCGATGCTGCAAAG GTTAGCAAGTGGTTTAAAAATGCTCGTTACTTAGCTCTTAAAACCAGGAAG CATCAAGTCGAAGGAGGAGAGCTGCCTTTGAGTTTGTTGTGTAAGACCTCGAAGGGTTCCAGTTTACAAAATGTGGACAAAGATGAGATTTTGCAGAAATCAAAGGCCTCTAAAATTGCGATGGTTCATTCACCGAATAATGGTAACGGTATTACCGATAGACAGAAAGTGAAGTCATCTGGCAGTATTTGGAAAAAAAGGCAACCGGAAATATCTCCTGCTAAGACAGCAGAAAATGGCAACAAG GACTTGGAAGAAGGGAGTGATGATGTTGGCTTGAAGAAGCTgctacaagaaaagaaaagaaagatggaaTTTGTGTTTGGAGGAGACTCTAAGGCAGCAGAGTTGGAATTTGAAAGACTTAGCAAATTGAAGGCTAAACTAGATAGCATGAAGGTTAAATTAATTGAAGTTCAAAACCACAGAGCAAAGGGTGCAAAGGAACCATGTGTTATATATGTGCCCACAGCTCAGTTAAGGGAAAAAGGTTGA